The nucleotide sequence CACGGCCTTGGCATTTCCCCAGTAGATCAGATCCTTGGAATATGAGATCCACATGTTAGCACGACTGCTTGTAACCGGGCGATCCAGGCGCACATAATATCCATTGAACTTCTCAGGAAATAGCGCGGCATCCTTATTATCAGGCTCGGATATGAGTCCCATTCTTTCAAATTTGACAAAATCCTTTGTTTTTGCTATCGCCAGTCTTGGACTGTGCTCTGAATATGCTGTATATACGATATAATATGTATCATCGATCTTCGTTATTCTTGGATCTTCTATTCCCCGCTTCTCGTACGTTTTGAAGGGTTCTTCATTTGAGGGAAACATAACTGGCTTTTTTTGTATTGAAAAATGAATGCCATCATGGCTTTCAGCCAGCACAAATACAGATCTGCCCGATAACGTCTCAACCCGCAAGAGGAGAATATACTTATCTTTGTACATCGTGGCGCCCGCATTAAAAACGGTATTGCATGGAAACGGTATGTCAATAAGCGTGATAATAGGGTTCTGTTTATACCTTTCAACAATATCGTAAGACATCTTTTTCTCCTCCCCATATTAAATGATACTTCCCACACCAACCAGAGATGCAACTTCTTTTGAAACTCTATCACAATACTGGTTATATGGCTTGTTATTTTTTTGATTTATATGCCTTTCCTCTTTTTAACCGTTGCAGTCAGGACATTTACAACTTACAGAAGGGTTGAGACGCTACCAGCATAGAGTATGAATGCCAACCCGCCGAGTATCATTAAATTTTCATTCACACTTTTATCGCTTGCTTTGCAGAGACCGAATCCAACTTCAATCGATGAAAATGGCCATAACGGCTTAAACGAATGAGAAGTAAGCGAATCACCTATTAAATGAGATATTATTCCAAGAAAGCCACCCAGAAAACCTGTGACAAACCACGAGGGGGTTTCATATCCATAATAAAAAATTCCCCCCACCAGAGTGCCTACCATCATTGCAAAGAGCAGACTGTGCGTCACGCCTCTATGATGGACTGGTATCCCGCTTCGCTGCCACTCTAAATCTATGTCTGGAAGGGTGGATACCCCTGATGCAAGCCCAATCAAGAAAAATGCGTTTGCATTCTCTCCAAAAGGCAACATCAGGAGTGAGAGCATGAGCAGAGTCAAACCTATGTGTCCCTTTGCATACATCTCAATTATACCCTATACGGGATCTGATCCGCTTCTCTCGAGATCTCACATCCGCTCAACAATCTCCTTTGCAAACTCACTTGTCTTAAGAAGTGTTGCACCCTCCATCTGTCGTTCAAGGTCATAGGTCACCTTCTTTGC is from Candidatus Syntrophoarchaeum caldarius and encodes:
- a CDS encoding glycosylase; this encodes MSYDIVERYKQNPIITLIDIPFPCNTVFNAGATMYKDKYILLLRVETLSGRSVFVLAESHDGIHFSIQKKPVMFPSNEEPFKTYEKRGIEDPRITKIDDTYYIVYTAYSEHSPRLAIAKTKDFVKFERMGLISEPDNKDAALFPEKFNGYYVRLDRPVTSSRANMWISYSKDLIYWGNAKAVMTTRPGYWDGDRLGAGATPFRTTKGWLEIYHGVKSTASGNIYRLGCALFDLNDPSKLIGRSSRPILSPFEFYERVGDVPNVVFTCGVIVNYDKDEEGNIDYDRGVVNIYYGAADTSICLGWVRIEDLLRSVGRED
- a CDS encoding membrane-bound metal-dependent hydrolase; translation: MYAKGHIGLTLLMLSLLMLPFGENANAFFLIGLASGVSTLPDIDLEWQRSGIPVHHRGVTHSLLFAMMVGTLVGGIFYYGYETPSWFVTGFLGGFLGIISHLIGDSLTSHSFKPLWPFSSIEVGFGLCKASDKSVNENLMILGGLAFILYAGSVSTLL